In the genome of Vicia villosa cultivar HV-30 ecotype Madison, WI linkage group LG7, Vvil1.0, whole genome shotgun sequence, one region contains:
- the LOC131619402 gene encoding uncharacterized protein LOC131619402 has product MVEVSVSVAGSFWGKEECGFSFSASVGMAGGLLMLWSSKTVSILASFRGEGYLGSKVEWKGGIFYIVNVYSPCSLVLKRALWSRLLALKNLHNDGEWILGGDFNAVKNQRERVGRSMRSSNVEWRDFSDFIEGSGLMDVACKGKKFSWFSGDGKSNSRIDRFLVSDNIVRSWGVVGQLIGNRDISDHCPIWLLFDKVDWGPKPFIFNNEWFSDKNFLSFVKEEWKGMEVLGRGDFVLKEKLRLIKDRLRWWNLNIFGKVDLEVEDGVRVLNDSDDREMWEEEVHLNKIKASRKIWLNLKLKENMLIQKSRLRWLNDGDSNSKFFYRVMKERRSKNHICSLNTSGGVVESVGGVKEVVRGHFEHKFKEEFFNRPFLEGVLVHSLSVEDRDSLEVLFSEEEIKEAVWS; this is encoded by the coding sequence ATGGTGGAGGTATCTGTTTCAGTTGCTGGGAGCTTTTGGGGAAAGGAAGAGtgtggtttttctttttctgcttcGGTTGGAATGGCTGGAGGCTTACTTATGCTTTGGAGTAGCAAAACAGTGTCGATTTTGGCTAGCTTTAGAGGTGAGGGATACCTTGGTTCGAAGGTGGAATGGAAAGGAGgtattttttatattgttaatGTTTACTCCCCTTGTTCTCTAGTTTTAAAGCGGGCTTTGTGGTCGCGGTTATTAGCTTTGAAAAACTTACATAATGATGGGGAGTGGATTTTGGGAGGTGATTTTAATGCGGTGAAGAATCAGAGAGAAAGAGTGGGGCGTTCCATGAGAAGTAGTAATGTAGAATGGAGGGATTTCTCGGATTTTATTGAAGGAAGTGGTTTGATGGATGTTGCGTGTAAAGGAAAGAAGTTCTCTTGGTTTAGTGGGGATGGTAAATCAAATAGTAGAATTGATAGATTTCTAGTCTCGGATAATATCGTTCGTTCGTGGGGTGTTGTTGGTCAATTGATAGGAAATAGGGATATTTCCGATCATTGTCCGATTTGGTTATTGTTCGATAAAGTTGATTGGGGTCCCAAGCCTTTTATTTTTAACAATGAGTGGTTTTCCGATAAGAACTTTTTATCTTTTGTGAAAGAGGAATGGAAGGGAATGGAAGTTCTTGGTAGAGGAGACTTTGTTTTAAAGGAGAAGCTTCGTCTTATCAAAGATAGATTGAGATGgtggaatttgaatatttttgggAAGGTGGATTTGGAAGTAGAAGACGGTGTTAGAGTTTTAAATGACTCGGATGATAGGGAGATGTGGGAAGAGGAGGTCCATCTTAACAAAATTAAAGCTTCAAGGAAGATTTGGTTAAATCTTAAACTTAAGGAGAATATGTTAATTCAAAAATCAAGGCTAAGGTGGCTAAATGATGGAGATTCCAATAGTAAATTCTTTTATCGTGTTATGAAAGAAAGGCGGAGTAAGAATCATATTTGCTCTTTGAACACTAGTGGTGGAGTGGTAGAATCGGTCGGAGGGGTCAAGGAGGTGGTGAGAGGGCATTTTGAACATAAGTTTAAGGAGGAGTTCTTTAATAGGCCTTTTTTGGAAGGCGTTTTGGTTCATTCTTTGAGCGTGGAAGATAGAGATTCGCTAGAGGTGCTTTTTTCGGAGGAGGAGATTAAAGAGGCGGTGTGGAGTTGA